A single region of the Bacillus horti genome encodes:
- a CDS encoding YjcZ family sporulation protein — MSGAVVGGFGGGFALIVVLFILLIIIGCSCFGGGFGGRVY, encoded by the coding sequence ATGTCTGGTGCAGTTGTAGGAGGATTCGGTGGAGGATTTGCCCTTATCGTCGTATTGTTCATCTTATTAATTATTATCGGTTGTAGTTGTTTTGGTGGCGGATTTGGAGGAAGAGTATACTAA
- a CDS encoding IS3 family transposase: LKDETTIKECSTLDEIKKEIKQYMTYHNHYRYQWNRKKMTPVQYRDHLLRALA, from the coding sequence CTTAAGGATGAAACCACTATTAAAGAATGTTCAACTCTAGATGAGATAAAAAAAGAAATTAAGCAATATATGACCTACCATAACCACTATAGATATCAATGGAATCGAAAAAAGATGACCCCTGTTCAATACAGAGATCATCTTCTAAGGGCTCTTGCCTAG